One segment of Streptomyces roseifaciens DNA contains the following:
- a CDS encoding methylated-DNA--[protein]-cysteine S-methyltransferase — MTDLEPTAPAAAPAPSPRPQEWAWTTVGTSIGPLGLAATPKGLLQVAFRADEAVSAEAVAALTRRMGTGPVSGPCASREILTETAAELEDYFAGRRETFSVPLDWSLISGFNRQVLRELAGGVPYGTVVSYQDLADRVGERGAARAVGVAMGSNPLPVVVPCHRVIESNGGLGGFGSGLEIKRSLLSLEGVLPEPLF, encoded by the coding sequence ATGACGGACCTGGAACCGACCGCCCCGGCGGCTGCCCCGGCCCCGTCGCCCCGCCCGCAGGAGTGGGCGTGGACGACGGTCGGCACCTCCATCGGACCGCTGGGGCTCGCGGCGACGCCCAAGGGTCTGCTGCAGGTCGCCTTCCGTGCGGACGAGGCGGTGTCCGCCGAGGCCGTGGCCGCCCTCACCCGCCGCATGGGGACCGGCCCGGTGTCCGGGCCCTGCGCCTCGCGCGAGATCCTCACCGAGACGGCGGCCGAGCTCGAGGACTACTTCGCGGGCCGCCGGGAGACCTTCTCCGTCCCGCTGGACTGGTCGCTGATCTCGGGCTTCAACCGCCAGGTGCTGCGCGAGCTGGCCGGCGGCGTCCCCTACGGCACGGTGGTCAGCTACCAGGACCTGGCCGACCGCGTCGGCGAGCGCGGCGCCGCCCGCGCCGTGGGCGTGGCCATGGGGAGCAATCCGCTGCCGGTCGTGGTGCCCTGTCACCGCGTCATCGAGAGCAACGGCGGCCTGGGCGGGTTCGGCAGCGGCCTGGAGATCAAGCGCTCGCTCCTGTCCCTCGAAGGGGTGCTTCCCGAGCCTCTCTTCTGA
- a CDS encoding glycerophosphodiester phosphodiesterase — MRIRPVSAVTSALLVLSTLVLAAPHARAAAPVRAAAHTRVPLAIGHRGVPVQAPENTLASVDRAAELGITWVENDVQRTKDGALIVMHDTTLERTTDVKRRFPGRAPWKIADFTLAEIRKLDAGSWYDRRFAGERVPTLRSYLQRVDRNRQKLLLEVKAPELYPGIERQLASELQRAGWLNARHVRSSLVVQSFSAASLKAFHRVRPDVKTGFLGAPKPSELRSYAAFADQINPHHRSVTAAWVRAVHALRGPHGRMLEVSAWTVDNGDRAVALARMGVDGIISNAPHEIEDALEEDLDEQNEQDEQDEEEDDGLSILGFLGL; from the coding sequence GGCCGCCCCCGTGCGGGCCGCCGCGCACACGCGCGTGCCGCTCGCGATCGGCCACCGCGGTGTGCCCGTGCAGGCCCCGGAGAACACGCTGGCCTCCGTCGACAGAGCCGCCGAACTGGGGATCACCTGGGTGGAGAACGACGTGCAGCGCACCAAGGACGGTGCCCTGATCGTCATGCACGACACCACCCTGGAGCGGACGACCGACGTCAAGCGGCGCTTCCCCGGCCGCGCCCCCTGGAAGATCGCCGACTTCACCCTCGCCGAGATCCGCAAGCTCGACGCGGGCAGCTGGTACGACCGCAGGTTCGCCGGGGAACGGGTGCCCACGCTGCGCAGCTATCTGCAGCGCGTCGACCGCAACCGGCAGAAGCTGCTGCTGGAGGTCAAGGCCCCCGAGCTCTACCCGGGCATCGAGCGGCAGCTGGCGAGCGAGCTGCAGCGCGCCGGGTGGCTCAACGCGCGCCACGTGCGGAGCTCCCTGGTGGTGCAGTCCTTCAGCGCGGCCTCCCTCAAGGCCTTCCACCGCGTGCGGCCGGACGTGAAGACGGGGTTCCTCGGGGCCCCGAAGCCCTCGGAGCTGCGCTCGTACGCCGCCTTCGCCGACCAGATCAACCCGCACCACCGGAGCGTCACCGCGGCATGGGTGCGGGCGGTGCACGCCCTGCGGGGGCCGCACGGGCGGATGCTCGAGGTCTCGGCGTGGACCGTGGACAACGGCGACCGGGCCGTCGCCCTGGCGCGCATGGGGGTCGACGGCATCATCAGCAACGCCCCGCACGAGATCGAGGACGCCCTGGAGGAGGACCTCGACGAGCAGAACGAGCAGGACGAGCAGGACGAGGAAGAGGACGACGGCCTGTCGATCCTGGGCTTCCTGGGCCTGTAG